The following proteins are co-located in the Escherichia fergusonii ATCC 35469 genome:
- a CDS encoding diacylglycerol kinase, which translates to MANNTTGFTRIIKAAGYSWKGFRAAWVNEAAFRQESVAVLLGVVIACWLDVDAITRVLLIGSVMLVMIVEILNSAIEAVVDRIGSEYHELSGRAKDMGSAAVLLSIIVALITWGILLWSHFR; encoded by the coding sequence ATGGCCAATAATACCACTGGATTCACCCGGATTATCAAAGCAGCAGGCTATTCCTGGAAAGGTTTTCGTGCTGCATGGGTTAATGAAGCAGCATTTCGCCAGGAGAGCGTCGCTGTATTGCTAGGCGTGGTCATCGCCTGCTGGCTGGATGTCGATGCGATTACCCGCGTATTATTAATTGGTTCAGTAATGCTGGTGATGATTGTCGAAATCCTTAACAGTGCGATCGAAGCAGTGGTTGACCGCATTGGTTCTGAATATCACGAACTTTCCGGGCGAGCCAAAGATATGGGGTCTGCCGCCGTTTTACTTTCTATTATCGTCGCACTGATAACCTGGGGCATCCTGTTGTGGTCGCATTTCCGATAA
- the plsB gene encoding glycerol-3-phosphate 1-O-acyltransferase PlsB, giving the protein MSGWPRIYYKLLNLPLSILVKSKSIPADPAPELGLDTSRPIMYVLPYNSKADLLTLRAQCLAHDLPDPLDPLEIDGTLLPRYVFIHGGPRVFTYYTPKEESIKLFHDYLDLHRSNPNLDVQMVPVSVMFGRSPGREKGEVNPPLRMLNGVQKFFAVLWLGRDSFVRFSPSVSLRHMADEHGTDKTIAQKLARVARMHFARQRLAAVGPRLPARQDLFNKLLASRAIAKAVEDEARSKKISHEKAQQNAVALMEEIAANFSYEMIRLTDRILGFTWNRLYQGINVHNAERVRQLAHDGHEIVYVPCHRSHMDYLLLSYVLYHQGLVPPHIAAGINLNFWPAGPIFRRLGAFFIRRTFKGNKLYSTVFREYLGELFSRGYSVEYFVEGGRSRTGRLLDPKTGTLSMTIQAMLRGGTRPITLVPIYIGYEHVMEVGTYAKELRGATKEKENMAQMLRGLSKLRNLGQGYVNFGEPIPLMTYLNQHVPEWRESIDPIEAVRPAWLTPTVNNIAADLMVRINNAGAANAMNLCCTALLASRQRSLTREQLTEQLDCYLDLLRNVPYSPDATVPSASASELIDHALQMNKFEVEKDTIGDIIILPREQAVLMTYYRNNIAHMLVLPSLMAAIVTQHRHISREALLHHVEVLYPMLKAELFLRWDRDELPDVIDALAREMARQGLITLQNDELQINPSHSRTLQLLAAGARETLQRYAITFWLLSANPAINRSSLEKESRTVAQRLSVLHGINAPEFFDKAVFSSLVLTLRDEGYISDSGDAEPAETLKVYQMLAELITSDVRLTIESATQGE; this is encoded by the coding sequence ATGTCCGGCTGGCCACGAATTTACTACAAATTACTGAATTTACCATTAAGCATCCTGGTAAAAAGCAAGTCTATTCCGGCAGATCCTGCCCCGGAACTGGGGCTCGATACCTCTCGTCCAATTATGTACGTTTTACCGTACAACTCAAAAGCGGATTTGCTGACCCTACGTGCCCAGTGTCTGGCGCACGATCTCCCTGACCCGTTAGATCCACTGGAGATCGACGGTACGCTGCTGCCTCGCTATGTCTTTATTCACGGCGGTCCACGCGTGTTCACTTATTACACGCCAAAAGAAGAGTCGATCAAGCTGTTTCACGACTATCTCGACTTACACCGCAGTAACCCCAATCTCGACGTCCAGATGGTGCCAGTATCGGTAATGTTTGGTCGTTCACCAGGGCGTGAAAAAGGCGAAGTTAATCCACCATTGCGTATGCTCAACGGCGTGCAAAAATTCTTTGCTGTTCTGTGGTTAGGCCGTGACAGCTTTGTGCGTTTCTCGCCGTCCGTTTCTTTACGCCATATGGCGGATGAACACGGCACGGATAAAACTATTGCTCAGAAACTGGCACGTGTCGCGCGTATGCACTTCGCTCGTCAGCGACTTGCAGCAGTTGGCCCGCGCCTGCCTGCCCGTCAGGATCTGTTTAATAAACTGCTCGCCTCCCGTGCGATCGCCAAAGCGGTAGAAGACGAAGCGCGTAGCAAGAAAATCTCCCATGAAAAAGCGCAGCAAAATGCCGTCGCATTGATGGAAGAGATCGCAGCTAACTTCTCTTATGAGATGATCCGTCTTACCGACCGTATTCTCGGTTTTACCTGGAACCGTCTCTATCAGGGCATTAATGTTCATAATGCCGAGCGTGTACGGCAACTGGCGCACGATGGTCATGAAATTGTTTATGTGCCGTGCCATCGCAGCCATATGGACTACTTGCTGCTTTCCTATGTGTTATATCACCAGGGGCTGGTACCGCCACATATTGCCGCCGGGATTAACCTGAACTTCTGGCCAGCAGGGCCGATTTTCCGCCGTCTGGGGGCATTTTTTATCCGCCGTACCTTTAAGGGCAATAAACTCTACTCTACTGTATTCCGTGAATATCTGGGTGAGCTGTTTAGCCGTGGCTATTCTGTAGAGTATTTTGTTGAAGGGGGCCGTTCACGTACTGGTCGTCTGCTGGACCCGAAAACCGGTACGTTGTCGATGACCATTCAGGCAATGTTGCGTGGCGGTACTCGTCCTATTACCTTAGTGCCGATTTACATCGGTTATGAGCACGTGATGGAGGTGGGCACCTACGCGAAAGAACTGCGTGGGGCAACCAAAGAGAAAGAGAACATGGCGCAGATGCTGCGTGGTCTAAGCAAGCTGCGTAATCTCGGTCAGGGCTATGTCAATTTTGGCGAACCCATTCCGTTGATGACCTATCTCAACCAGCACGTACCAGAATGGCGCGAATCTATCGACCCGATCGAAGCGGTGCGTCCGGCCTGGTTAACACCGACGGTAAATAACATTGCTGCCGATTTGATGGTGCGTATTAATAACGCCGGGGCGGCTAACGCCATGAACCTGTGTTGTACTGCGTTACTGGCATCTCGTCAGCGTTCACTTACCCGTGAGCAATTGACCGAGCAGTTAGATTGCTATCTTGATCTGTTACGCAATGTGCCGTACTCCCCCGATGCGACTGTACCTTCTGCCAGCGCCAGTGAACTGATTGACCACGCGCTGCAGATGAATAAGTTTGAGGTGGAGAAAGACACCATTGGTGACATCATCATTCTGCCGCGTGAACAGGCAGTGTTGATGACCTATTACCGCAACAACATTGCACATATGCTGGTACTGCCTTCGTTGATGGCAGCAATTGTCACGCAGCACCGTCACATCTCCCGTGAGGCATTGTTGCACCACGTTGAAGTGCTGTACCCAATGCTGAAAGCTGAGCTGTTCCTGCGTTGGGATCGCGACGAATTACCAGATGTTATTGATGCACTGGCGCGTGAGATGGCGCGTCAAGGGCTGATTACCCTGCAAAATGACGAGTTGCAAATTAATCCTTCACACTCCCGCACATTGCAGTTGCTGGCCGCTGGTGCACGCGAAACATTGCAGCGTTATGCCATCACTTTCTGGCTGCTAAGCGCTAATCCGGCAATCAACCGCAGTTCGCTGGAGAAAGAGAGTCGCACCGTGGCGCAACGTCTGTCAGTGTTGCATGGCATTAACGCGCCGGAGTTCTTCGACAAAGCAGTGTTCAGTTCTCTGGTACTGACTCTGCGTGATGAAGGTTACATCAGCGATAGTGGCGACGCCGAACCGGCAGAGACATTGAAGGTGTATCAGATGCTGGCGGAGTTGATTACGTCTG
- the lexA gene encoding transcriptional repressor LexA, whose amino-acid sequence MKALTVRQQEVFDLIRDHISQTGMPPTRAEIAQRLGFRSPNAAEEHLKALARKGVIEIVSGASRGIRLLQEEEEGLPLVGRVAAGEPLLAQQHIEGHYQVDPSLFKPNADFLLRVSGMSMKDIGIMDGDLLAVHKTQDVRNGQVVVARIDDEVTVKRLKKQGNKVELLPENSEFKPIVVDLRQQNFTIEGLAVGVIRNGDWL is encoded by the coding sequence ATGAAAGCGTTAACGGTCAGGCAGCAAGAGGTGTTTGATCTCATTCGGGATCACATCAGCCAGACAGGTATGCCACCGACGCGTGCGGAAATTGCGCAGCGCTTGGGGTTTCGTTCCCCAAACGCTGCTGAAGAACATCTGAAGGCGCTGGCACGTAAAGGTGTCATTGAAATTGTTTCTGGTGCTTCGCGTGGTATCCGACTGTTGCAGGAAGAAGAAGAGGGGCTGCCGCTGGTTGGGCGTGTAGCTGCTGGTGAACCACTTCTGGCACAACAGCATATTGAAGGCCATTATCAGGTCGATCCTTCTCTCTTTAAACCCAATGCGGACTTCTTACTTCGCGTTAGCGGCATGTCGATGAAAGACATTGGTATTATGGACGGCGACCTGCTGGCAGTACATAAAACACAGGACGTACGTAATGGCCAGGTCGTTGTGGCGCGTATTGATGACGAAGTTACCGTTAAGCGTTTGAAAAAACAGGGTAACAAAGTCGAACTCCTGCCAGAAAACAGTGAATTCAAACCTATTGTTGTCGATCTTCGTCAACAGAATTTCACTATTGAAGGTCTGGCTGTAGGCGTAATTCGCAACGGCGACTGGCTGTAA
- the alr gene encoding alanine racemase: protein MQAATVLINRRALRHNLQRLRELAPASKLVAVVKANAYGHGLIETARTLPDADAFGVARLEEALRLRAGGITQPILLLEGFFEADDLPTISAEHLQTAVHNEEQLVALETAELKEPVIVWMKLDTGMHRLGVLPEQAEAFYQRLSQCKNVRQPVNIVSHFARADEPQSGATEKQLDIFNTFCEGKPGQRSIAASGGILLWPQSHFDWARPGIILYGVSPLEDGTTGADFGCQPVMSLTSSLIAVREHKAGEPVGYGGTWISERDTRLGVVAMGYGDGYPRAAPSGTPVLVNGREVPIVGRVAMDMICVDLGPQAQDKAGDPVILWGEGLPVERIAAMTKVSAYELITRLTSRVAMKYVD, encoded by the coding sequence ATGCAAGCGGCAACTGTTTTGATTAACCGCCGCGCTCTGCGACACAACCTGCAACGTCTGCGTGAACTGGCCCCCGCCAGTAAACTGGTTGCGGTGGTGAAAGCGAACGCCTACGGTCACGGTCTGATTGAGACCGCGCGAACGCTCCCCGATGCTGACGCCTTTGGCGTTGCCCGTCTCGAAGAAGCCCTACGGCTGCGAGCGGGGGGCATCACGCAACCTATTTTGTTACTGGAAGGTTTTTTTGAAGCAGACGATTTGCCGACGATCTCCGCTGAACATCTGCAAACCGCAGTCCATAATGAAGAGCAGCTTGTCGCCCTCGAAACCGCTGAGCTTAAAGAGCCTGTCATCGTCTGGATGAAGCTCGATACCGGAATGCACCGTCTGGGCGTATTGCCGGAACAGGCCGAGGCGTTTTATCAGCGTCTGAGCCAGTGTAAAAATGTCCGCCAGCCGGTGAACATTGTCAGTCACTTCGCCCGTGCCGATGAACCGCAAAGCGGCGCGACTGAAAAGCAGCTCGATATCTTCAACACCTTTTGTGAAGGTAAACCGGGGCAACGCTCAATTGCGGCATCAGGCGGCATTTTGTTATGGCCGCAGTCGCATTTTGACTGGGCGCGTCCGGGGATCATTCTTTACGGTGTTTCGCCGCTGGAAGATGGCACGACCGGGGCGGATTTTGGTTGTCAGCCAGTCATGTCTTTAACCTCCAGTCTGATTGCCGTACGGGAGCATAAAGCCGGAGAGCCAGTAGGTTATGGCGGAACCTGGATTAGCGAACGTGATACCCGTCTTGGTGTTGTGGCAATGGGCTATGGCGATGGTTATCCACGCGCTGCGCCGTCTGGTACTCCGGTACTGGTCAACGGTCGTGAAGTGCCCATTGTCGGTCGGGTGGCAATGGATATGATCTGTGTGGATTTAGGTCCGCAGGCGCAAGATAAAGCCGGAGATCCGGTCATTCTGTGGGGTGAAGGGTTACCCGTTGAGCGTATCGCTGCAATGACAAAAGTAAGTGCTTACGAACTTATTACGCGCCTGACCTCAAGGGTAGCGATGAAATACGTGGATTAA
- the pspG gene encoding envelope stress response protein PspG, translating to MLELLFVIGFFVMLLVTGVSFLGVIAALAVATAFMFLGGMLALMIKLLPWLLLAVAIVWVIRAIKSPKLPQYQRNNRWRY from the coding sequence ATGCTGGAACTACTTTTTGTGATTGGCTTCTTTGTCATGTTGCTGGTCACCGGCGTCTCTTTTCTCGGGGTAATTGCTGCCCTGGCAGTGGCGACCGCATTTATGTTTTTGGGCGGTATGCTGGCACTGATGATTAAGTTATTGCCGTGGTTGTTGTTAGCCGTTGCGATAGTGTGGGTTATCAGGGCGATTAAATCGCCAAAATTGCCACAATATCAGCGCAATAACCGCTGGCGTTACTAA
- the dinF gene encoding MATE family efflux transporter DinF: protein MAFLTSSDKALWHLALPMIFSNITVPLLGLVDTAVIGHLDSPVYLGGVAVGATATSFLFMLLLFLRMSTTGLTAQAYGAKNPQALARALVQPLLLALGAGALIALLRTPIIALALHIVGGSEAVLEQARRFLEIRWLSAPASLANLVLLGWLLGVQYARAPVVLLVVGNILNIVLDIWLVMGLHMNVQGAALATVIAEYATLLIGLLMVRKILKLRGISGEMLKTAWRGNFRRLLALNRDIMLRSLLLQLCFGAITVLGARLGSDIIAVNAVLMTLLTFTAYALDGFAYAVEAHSGQAYGARDGSQLLEVWRAACRQSGIVALLFSVIYLLAGEHIIALLTSLTQIQQLADHYLFWQVILPLVGVWCYLLDGMFIGATRAAEMRNSMAVAAAGFALTLLTLPWLGNHGLWLALTVFLALRGLSLAYIWRRHWCNGTWFAET from the coding sequence ATGGCATTCCTTACCTCATCTGATAAAGCACTCTGGCATCTTGCCTTACCCATGATCTTCTCCAATATCACCGTCCCGTTACTGGGTCTGGTCGATACGGCAGTTATTGGTCATCTTGATAGTCCGGTTTATTTGGGCGGTGTGGCTGTAGGGGCAACGGCGACCAGCTTTCTCTTTATGTTGCTGTTGTTTTTGCGTATGAGCACCACCGGTCTTACCGCCCAGGCTTATGGTGCAAAAAATCCTCAGGCTTTAGCACGAGCACTGGTGCAACCGCTGTTGCTGGCATTAGGGGCTGGAGCATTAATTGCTCTGTTACGCACACCGATAATCGCTCTTGCTTTACATATTGTCGGTGGCAGTGAGGCTGTACTGGAACAGGCACGACGCTTTCTGGAAATCCGTTGGTTAAGTGCTCCGGCATCACTGGCTAATCTGGTATTACTTGGCTGGTTACTTGGCGTGCAATATGCCCGTGCGCCGGTTGTTCTGCTGGTGGTCGGTAATATCCTCAACATTGTGCTCGATATCTGGCTGGTGATGGGGCTTCATATGAACGTGCAGGGCGCGGCGCTGGCGACGGTTATTGCGGAATATGCAACATTGCTGATTGGTCTGCTAATGGTGCGTAAAATCCTCAAACTACGCGGTATCTCCGGTGAAATGCTGAAAACAGCCTGGCGAGGCAACTTCCGCCGCCTGCTGGCACTTAACCGCGATATCATGCTGCGTTCGTTATTGTTACAACTCTGTTTTGGCGCAATAACGGTTCTTGGCGCGCGACTGGGAAGTGACATTATCGCCGTCAACGCGGTCCTGATGACGCTACTCACCTTTACCGCCTATGCGCTGGATGGTTTTGCCTACGCGGTTGAAGCGCATTCAGGTCAGGCGTACGGTGCACGCGACGGGAGCCAGCTACTGGAGGTCTGGCGTGCAGCGTGCCGCCAGTCGGGGATCGTAGCGTTGCTGTTTTCTGTGATTTATTTGCTGGCGGGTGAACATATCATTGCCTTACTGACCTCGTTAACCCAGATCCAACAACTGGCCGATCATTATCTTTTCTGGCAAGTCATTTTGCCGCTGGTGGGGGTCTGGTGTTATCTGCTGGATGGCATGTTTATTGGTGCAACACGCGCCGCCGAAATGCGCAATAGTATGGCGGTCGCAGCAGCAGGATTCGCGCTTACGTTACTGACCTTACCGTGGCTGGGTAATCATGGTTTGTGGCTGGCATTAACCGTATTTTTGGCACTGCGAGGGCTTTCTCTGGCTTATATCTGGCGTCGTCACTGGTGTAATGGCACTTGGTTTGCAGAAACGTGA
- a CDS encoding CsbD family protein → MNKDEVGGNWKQLKGKVKEQWGKLTDDDMTVIEGKRDQLVGKIQERYGYQKDQAEKEVVDWETRNDYRW, encoded by the coding sequence ATGAATAAAGACGAAGTCGGCGGTAACTGGAAACAGTTGAAAGGTAAAGTGAAAGAGCAATGGGGCAAACTGACCGATGATGATATGACGGTCATTGAGGGCAAACGCGATCAGCTGGTGGGGAAAATCCAGGAACGTTATGGCTATCAGAAAGATCAGGCGGAAAAAGAGGTCGTAGACTGGGAAACCCGTAACGACTATCGCTGGTAA
- the dnaB gene encoding replicative DNA helicase, translated as MAGNKPFNKQQTDNRERDPQVAGLKVPPHSIEAEQSVLGGLMLDNERWDDVAERVVADDFYTRPHRHIFTEMARLQEGGSPIDLITLAESLERQGQLDSVGGFAYLAELSKNTPSAANISAYADIVRERAVVREMISVANEIAEAGFDPQGRTSEDLLDLAESRVFKIAESRANKDEGPKNIADVLDATVARIEQLFQQPHDGVTGVNTGYDDLNKKTAGLQPSDLIIVAARPSMGKTTFAMNLVENAAMLQDKPVLIFSLEMPSEQIMMRSLASLSRVDQTKIRTGQLDDEDWARISGTMGILLEKRNIYIDDSSGLTPTEVRSRARRIAREHGGIGLIMIDYLQLMRVPALSDNRTLEIAEISRSLKALAKELNVPVVALSQLNRSLEQRADKRPVNSDLRESGSIEQDADLIMFIYRDEVYHENSDLKGIAEIIIGKQRNGPIGTVRLTFNGQWSRFDNYAGPQYDDE; from the coding sequence ATGGCAGGCAATAAACCTTTCAACAAACAACAGACTGATAACCGCGAGCGCGATCCTCAAGTTGCCGGGCTGAAAGTGCCTCCGCACTCGATTGAAGCGGAGCAATCAGTGTTGGGCGGTTTAATGCTGGATAATGAACGCTGGGATGATGTGGCTGAGCGCGTTGTCGCGGATGATTTCTACACCCGACCGCATCGCCATATCTTTACCGAAATGGCGCGTTTGCAGGAAGGCGGTAGCCCGATTGATCTGATAACACTGGCGGAATCACTGGAGCGCCAGGGGCAACTTGATAGCGTCGGTGGTTTTGCTTATCTGGCTGAACTGTCAAAAAACACCCCAAGTGCGGCGAACATCAGCGCTTATGCTGACATCGTGCGAGAACGTGCCGTTGTTCGCGAGATGATTTCCGTTGCTAACGAGATTGCCGAAGCCGGTTTTGATCCGCAGGGGCGTACCAGTGAAGACCTGCTGGACCTGGCTGAGTCTCGCGTCTTTAAAATTGCCGAAAGTCGGGCGAACAAAGACGAAGGACCGAAGAATATCGCCGATGTACTCGACGCAACCGTCGCGCGTATTGAGCAGTTGTTCCAACAGCCGCACGATGGCGTGACGGGGGTAAATACTGGCTATGACGATCTGAACAAAAAAACCGCTGGCCTGCAGCCGTCGGATTTGATCATTGTTGCAGCGCGTCCGTCGATGGGTAAAACGACATTTGCGATGAACCTCGTCGAAAATGCGGCGATGTTGCAGGATAAACCGGTGCTTATCTTCTCGCTGGAGATGCCATCGGAACAGATTATGATGCGTTCTCTGGCGTCGCTGTCGCGCGTTGACCAGACTAAAATCCGTACCGGGCAACTGGATGATGAAGACTGGGCGCGCATTTCCGGCACGATGGGCATTTTGCTGGAAAAACGTAATATCTATATTGATGATTCCTCCGGCCTGACGCCCACAGAAGTGCGCTCCCGCGCCCGCCGCATTGCCCGTGAACACGGCGGCATCGGGCTTATTATGATCGACTACTTGCAGTTGATGCGTGTACCGGCACTTTCCGATAACCGTACCCTGGAAATTGCTGAGATCTCCCGCTCATTAAAAGCCCTGGCGAAAGAACTCAATGTGCCCGTGGTGGCGCTCTCACAGTTGAACCGTTCTCTGGAACAGCGTGCCGACAAACGCCCGGTTAACTCCGACCTGCGTGAATCCGGCTCCATCGAGCAGGATGCGGACTTGATCATGTTTATTTACCGTGATGAGGTTTATCACGAGAATAGTGATTTAAAAGGCATCGCGGAAATTATTATCGGTAAACAACGTAACGGCCCTATCGGTACGGTACGTTTGACCTTTAATGGTCAGTGGTCACGCTTCGATAATTACGCAGGGCCGCAGTACGACGATGAATAA
- a CDS encoding quinone oxidoreductase, translating into MAIKIEFHQHGGPEVLQTVEFTPTDPAENEIQVENKAIGVNFIDTYIRSGLYPPPSMPSGLGTEAAGVVSKVGRGVKHIKAGDRVVYAQSALGAYSSVHNVNADKAAILPAAISFEQAAASFLKGLTVFYLLRKTYEIKPDEQFLFHAAAGGVGLIACQWAKALGAKLIGTVGTAQKAQSALKAGAWQVINYREENLVERVKEITGGKKLRVVYDSVGKDTWEASLECLQRRGLMVSFGNSSGAVTGVNLGILNQKGSLYVTRPSLQGYITTRDELSEASNELFSLIASGVIKVDVADAQKYPLTEAQRAHEVLESRATQGSSLLIP; encoded by the coding sequence ATGGCAATAAAAATCGAATTTCACCAACATGGTGGCCCGGAAGTTCTGCAAACCGTGGAGTTCACTCCTACCGATCCGGCAGAGAATGAAATCCAGGTAGAAAACAAAGCCATCGGCGTTAATTTTATCGACACGTATATCCGTAGTGGTCTTTATCCGCCACCGTCTATGCCCAGTGGATTAGGTACAGAAGCGGCGGGGGTAGTGAGCAAGGTCGGTCGCGGCGTGAAGCATATCAAAGCCGGTGATCGCGTGGTTTATGCGCAGTCGGCACTGGGCGCATACAGCTCCGTACATAATGTTAATGCCGATAAAGCCGCAATTCTGCCAGCAGCCATTTCTTTTGAACAGGCAGCCGCGTCGTTCCTGAAAGGCTTAACGGTGTTTTATCTGCTGCGTAAAACCTATGAAATAAAACCTGACGAACAATTTCTGTTTCATGCTGCTGCGGGCGGAGTCGGTCTGATCGCCTGCCAGTGGGCGAAGGCATTAGGGGCCAAACTTATCGGCACTGTTGGTACAGCGCAAAAAGCACAGAGCGCGTTAAAAGCAGGAGCGTGGCAGGTTATTAATTATCGCGAAGAGAATCTGGTCGAGCGAGTCAAAGAGATTACTGGCGGCAAGAAACTCCGTGTGGTCTATGACTCGGTAGGTAAAGATACCTGGGAGGCGTCGCTCGAATGCCTGCAACGTCGTGGTCTGATGGTCAGTTTTGGTAACTCTTCTGGCGCAGTAACCGGGGTTAATTTAGGGATTTTGAATCAGAAAGGTTCGTTGTATGTGACGCGCCCTTCCCTGCAAGGCTATATCACCACGCGAGATGAATTGAGCGAAGCCAGCAATGAGCTATTTTCATTGATTGCCAGCGGCGTGATTAAAGTGGATGTTGCGGATGCGCAAAAATATCCGCTTACTGAGGCGCAGCGTGCCCATGAAGTTCTGGAAAGCCGGGCGACACAAGGCTCCAGTTTATTGATTCCTTGA
- the zur gene encoding zinc uptake transcriptional repressor Zur, giving the protein MEMTTTQELLAQAEKLCSQRNVRLTPQRLEVLRLMSLQEGAISAYDLLDLLRESEPQAKPPTVYRALDFLLEQGFVHKVESTNSYVLCHLFDQPTHTSAMFICDRCGAVKEECAEGVEDIMHTLAAKMGFALRHNVIEAHGLCAACVEVEACRHPEKCQHDHSIQVKKKPR; this is encoded by the coding sequence ATGGAAATGACCACAACGCAGGAGTTACTGGCGCAGGCTGAAAAACTCTGCAGCCAGCGTAATGTGCGCCTGACTCCGCAGCGCCTCGAAGTGCTACGTCTGATGAGCCTCCAGGAAGGCGCTATCAGTGCTTACGATCTATTGGATTTATTGCGCGAATCCGAACCACAAGCCAAACCACCGACGGTTTATCGTGCACTGGATTTTCTGCTGGAGCAGGGATTTGTACATAAGGTGGAATCCACCAACAGCTATGTACTCTGCCATCTGTTTGATCAGCCGACCCATACGTCTGCGATGTTTATTTGCGATCGTTGTGGCGCGGTGAAAGAAGAGTGTGCGGAAGGTGTGGAAGATATTATGCATACTCTGGCGGCAAAAATGGGCTTTGCCTTGCGGCATAATGTGATTGAAGCACATGGATTATGTGCAGCGTGTGTTGAAGTTGAAGCGTGTCGTCATCCTGAAAAGTGCCAGCACGACCATTCCATTCAGGTGAAGAAAAAGCCGCGCTAA
- the dusA gene encoding tRNA dihydrouridine(20/20a) synthase DusA: MSAESQTAYPAYRFSIAPMLDWTDRHCRYFLRLLSRNTLLYTEMVTTGAIIHGKGDYLAYSEEEHPVALQLGGSDPAALAQCAKLAEARGYDEINLNVGCPSDRVQNGMFGACLMGNAQLVADCVKAMRDVVSIPVTVKTRIGIDDQDSYEFLCDFINTVSGKGECEMFIIHARKAWLSGLSPKENREIPPLDYPRVYQLKRDFPHLTMSINGGIKSLEEAKMHLQHMDGVMVGREAYQNPGILAAVDREIFASTDTDADPVAVVRAMYPYIERELSQGTYLGHITRHMLGLFQGIPGARQWRRYLSENAHKPGADINVLEHALKLVADNR; the protein is encoded by the coding sequence ATGTCAGCAGAATCACAAACCGCTTATCCCGCTTACCGTTTCTCCATTGCTCCGATGCTCGACTGGACAGACAGGCACTGCCGTTATTTCTTGCGTCTGCTCTCTCGTAATACGCTGCTGTATACCGAGATGGTGACCACGGGGGCGATTATTCACGGTAAAGGTGATTACCTGGCATACAGCGAAGAAGAGCATCCGGTGGCATTGCAACTGGGTGGTAGCGATCCGGCGGCGCTGGCACAGTGTGCGAAACTGGCGGAAGCGCGTGGATATGATGAAATCAACCTCAATGTGGGCTGCCCGTCTGATCGCGTACAGAACGGTATGTTTGGTGCGTGCCTGATGGGTAACGCGCAGCTGGTGGCGGACTGCGTGAAAGCGATGCGTGATGTGGTGTCGATTCCGGTGACGGTGAAAACGCGTATTGGTATTGACGACCAGGACAGCTACGAATTTCTTTGTGATTTTATCAACACCGTTTCCGGTAAGGGTGAGTGTGAGATGTTTATCATCCACGCCCGTAAAGCCTGGCTTTCCGGTTTAAGCCCGAAAGAAAACAGGGAGATCCCGCCACTTGATTATCCTCGTGTCTATCAGCTGAAGCGCGATTTCCCCCATTTAACAATGTCGATTAACGGCGGGATCAAGTCGCTGGAGGAAGCCAAAATGCATCTGCAGCATATGGATGGCGTAATGGTCGGGCGTGAGGCTTATCAGAATCCTGGTATTCTGGCGGCGGTAGATCGAGAAATTTTTGCTTCTACAGATACAGATGCTGATCCGGTCGCAGTGGTGCGGGCAATGTACCCCTACATTGAACGTGAACTTAGCCAGGGAACGTATCTGGGGCATATCACGCGGCATATGCTGGGGCTGTTCCAGGGGATTCCAGGAGCACGTCAATGGCGGCGTTATTTAAGCGAAAACGCCCATAAACCCGGCGCGGATATTAACGTACTGGAACATGCTTTAAAGCTGGTTGCAGATAATCGTTAA